Proteins from one Homalodisca vitripennis isolate AUS2020 chromosome 3, UT_GWSS_2.1, whole genome shotgun sequence genomic window:
- the LOC124356710 gene encoding dual specificity protein phosphatase 18-like, giving the protein MKILTNFATKEVPEDHNNNDNAPPTTLTDTSKLFSVSPVTPALFLSGAPAVREDVLVSLGVSCVISAAPELPPPPLPPQVSLVLRLPLKDQPTEDLLSQLHTVSDTIHQVIQDGGRVLVHCLAGVSRSAALVLAYLVKHRDLTLRSAFLHLRACRPAVRPNSGFFRQLIEFENQTRGTSSVEMVFNPAARAHIPDLYEADYQNTLCFINNRNFGKH; this is encoded by the exons ATGAAGATACTGACCAACTTCGCTACCAAGGAGGTGCCAGAGGATCACAACAACAATGACAACGCACCCCCTACCACCCTCACAGACACTTCTAAACT GTTCAGCGTGTCACCCGTGACCCCTGCTCTGTTCCTGTCCGGTGCACCCGCTGTCAGAGAAGATGTCCTTGTCAGCTTGGGCGTGAGCTGTGTCATCAGTGCCGCCCCAGAGTTACCACCGCCGCCGCTACCCCCTCAAGTTTCATTAGTACTAAGACTACCCCTAAAGGACCAGCCCACAGAAGACCTCCTCTCCCAATTGCATACAGTGAGCGACACTATCCACCAG GTAATCCAAGATGGCGGACGCGTACTGGTCCACTGCTTGGCGGGAGTAAGTCGGTCTGCCGCCCTTGTCCTGGCCTACCTTGTCAAACATAGGGACCTGACGTTGAGAAGCGCCTTTCTACACTTACGCGCCTGCCGCCCAGCAGTGCGACCCAATTCAGGCTTCTTCAGACAACTCATCGAGTTCGAGAATCAAACAAGAGGCACGTCATCG GTGGAGATGGTGTTCAACCCCGCAGCTAGAGCGCACATTCCCGATCTGTATGAGGCCGACTATCAGAACACGCTGTGTTTCATTAACAACAGGAACTTTGGAAAACACTAA